The sequence CTCAATGTTCCACTTAACAAGTATGATCGAACCACCTTTTATACATCTGATCCTGTTGTTGGCTACAGACTGCCTATTTCTTGAAGATATTCTTTGAACATTTGATGTTAACTAAAATAGCTTGTACTACTCTATAATGCAATATCAGAACAATCATCCTGCCCCTTGTGACACCAAGGATTTAGTAAAAATCTGCCGAATGACCATCGAGGATTCGATTTTCACACTTGCATTGCCTTTGTGATAAATACAGAACAAGATTACTTTGCAAACTACAGATTCCtcattcattatttatatctttttcagAGAACATTAACTTACAGTTAAGCTTATTTCGGACTACAGCTTGATAAAATGTGAATCAATTAGCAGCACCAGGGATATGATAAACACGTAACCGATTAATTCAACATTTGTAACACTCGCATTTGCAACTATCTCATCTAATCTTTGACAATTGGCTGAATAGAAGTtcctattataaaattagcaaaCTAAAAACGAGAGGCCtgcaataaaaaatttcaacaaCGATCATATAACGTCGGACACAAATCAAGTTTTTGATTTAGCCAGCTAGAAGCCTATCAAAGAGAATGCAAGGGCCGGGAGTACCAAATCATATCAGTCAAGTTTAACGTAGAACTATAATATtcttatcagattcaaaagagaagaaaaaaaaaaacacaaaaacaaaagaagccACCACTTGCGTCTGAAACCAATCATTAGCGTTGACATAGATTATCCAATCAGTTGATAGATCCCACAAACAAGCTGATTTCATGCAAAAAGTAGTCAACCCTAATGCCCCAAAAGAGAGAAACCCCAACCATAGAAAACAACAGTCAAATAAAACTTTCGGCGTTAATACAACATTCTAAGAACACACCATCCAATTGTTCAAGCACCAATAAGTAAATAGAGTAATAGACCACATATGTACACGAGATTTAATATCAGAATTCTGTAGTTAATACCAAAGtttaaatataatcaaaaaatCGTACATTCTGTGTACAAACATCTAAATGAAAATATCACTTTTGAATATACAAGCCTGGTTACATTTCTAACTGACATAAATATCAAAACAATGAAAATGGACCAAGTTCAAGATTCAAGATTTAAGATTTCACGAAGGATTCAAATATGCATTACAATGGAGCCAAACAACGTAATGCACAACAATCCAATCTAGAATCAAAATGTAAAGTCTAGCAATCATATAAGATTGAAGGGACCACATTCTCTACAAAAGATAACCACTTAGCTAAATCATTAATTTTGGTGCAAGAGTACACAGAAGCAATATCCCTTCTAcaactattaatattttttcccATAACAGAGAAGGAGAAAATAAGAGGGAGCAGGAGACATCCTATCCTTCTCTTTAGAAGACGaaagtaacaaaaaaaataacagGCAAATATCCCAACCATTAACATGAGTTGTTGTTCCAACATTGTCACAGCCCTACATGACTATGCTATTTTCCTTGCCAACTTCCTACTCGTCGTCATCCTCCtgcattaatttaatatttaaaataaagagaagtCAGCATATATCCAAACAAGACTTGATCACAAAATTCACATAAAGATCAATTCAACCAACCTCCGCACTGCCCTCTTCATCATCTTCCTCCTCATCATTCACCTCAGACATTGACTTCTCAGACTCCTCTTCTTCCTTGGGTCCTTCAGCCTGAAGaatcacaaaatcaaaacCATGCCaacaaaatttgaaattacataattaacaACCAGTCCATGCGAAAGAGAAAAGCACCTGTCCCTTGTTATAGGCTTTCAActtcttctcatactcaatcTTACGCTTCTCAGCCTTAGCAACAAAAGGTGCCTTCTCCTATTTATCATtcaattgagaaaaaaattaacaaatttacaAACATTAAAATCCATAGAAGTGAGCCAAACTACAACAAAGTACTTACAGATTCAGACATTGATTTCCATCTGTCTCCACCAGCTTTGCCGACCTAAACAATTTTAccaaacagaaataaataatcaacatttaaaaattatcaactaGCTAAAAGTTCATAAATCCTTATTATAAAACTCACAGCGGCAACAGATTTGTTTTTAGGATGCTCCTTCTTGTACTGCTCTCTGAACTCCTCCCTATCAAATTGTTGTACACAGATGAGATTTACAATTCCAAAAAAAATTGCTGTTTACTTTTTgacccaaaagaaaaggactAATCCAGGGTTAAGAATGATGCTTAcatgaaaacaaagaaagcaCTAGCCGGCCTCTTAGGTTTGTTAGGGTCCTTGGCTGCCTTACCCGCTTTCTTAGTAGCCTTGACAGGCTTCTTGTTCACGGAGAGCCTATCGCCGTACAAATAACCACGTCACAATAAGAGACACACAAATATCTATATGCACAAAAATACAACAACATCTACACAGAGTCAAAATCTTCTTCAGATCTAAGATCTACAAAGCCatgattttcatatttatcgAGTCAAAAcgaaaaaacaaaatatataggggaaaagaaaaacttactTGCTGTTCTTGGCATCAGCCTTCGATTTACCTCCCTTCATGACGAATCCTGTAAAATTAAGAGCGGATCAGCCTATAAAACAATatagaaaggaagaaaatagtGGAGAATCGTCGAGAATCGGTGAAATTTACCTGTTTGGTGagttagggttagggtttgaTAGAGAAAgggaaatatatatatatttaaaaataaaattaagttaaaaggaaagagagagagaaagggaaGGTGTGAATTGTGAGGGAGGGCTTGA is a genomic window of Ricinus communis isolate WT05 ecotype wild-type chromosome 2, ASM1957865v1, whole genome shotgun sequence containing:
- the LOC8273625 gene encoding high mobility group B protein 3, translated to MKGGKSKADAKNSKLSVNKKPVKATKKAGKAAKDPNKPKRPASAFFVFMEEFREQYKKEHPKNKSVAAVGKAGGDRWKSMSESEKAPFVAKAEKRKIEYEKKLKAYNKGQAEGPKEEEESEKSMSEVNDEEEDDEEGSAEEDDDE